In one Candidatus Krumholzibacteriia bacterium genomic region, the following are encoded:
- a CDS encoding glycosyltransferase, whose product MNPDLISSTPATAATEAPPGAARPGRVLIAASSLRVGAAEVMTVSLANALAGEGIEVFLASADGALRGDLDARVRYLPTDNPHGAPSRVTHELLLYIKHHKFDVVHAQGASSAMLAALAARASHLRPVRVLTHHSRIFRRAPRRVSGAVMRRCADRFIAINRDKQLDLESLGIRPEQISLIPGFVDVDAIATRAASAERGPTLRDLGIPEGARVLMMSGRVLASRRFDNFVRIVAEVARREADREVHGLVVGEGPDLDEVRRVAVREEAPGHIHFLGMQRDPLAYLAASDVVIDTSEAGESLPMFLIEACAAGKPIVCSDIPAHREIIDDGETGCIVNAGIGEYAHAVTELLAHPETGAVYAHAAQQGALRRFDRHVVARATLDVYRNLLAAKSA is encoded by the coding sequence GTGAACCCCGATCTGATATCGTCAACCCCCGCCACCGCGGCGACGGAAGCGCCCCCGGGGGCCGCGAGGCCCGGCCGCGTTCTCATCGCCGCCAGTTCGCTGCGCGTGGGCGCTGCCGAGGTCATGACGGTTTCTTTGGCCAATGCTCTGGCCGGCGAGGGCATCGAGGTGTTCCTGGCCAGCGCGGACGGCGCGCTGCGCGGCGACCTCGACGCGCGCGTGCGCTACCTGCCCACCGACAACCCGCACGGTGCGCCCAGCCGCGTCACCCACGAGCTGCTCCTTTATATCAAGCACCACAAGTTCGACGTCGTTCACGCCCAGGGCGCGTCCAGCGCGATGCTCGCCGCACTCGCCGCCCGGGCGAGTCACCTGCGTCCGGTTCGCGTGCTCACCCACCATTCGCGCATATTCCGCCGCGCACCACGACGCGTGTCGGGTGCGGTCATGCGCCGTTGCGCGGACCGTTTCATTGCCATCAACCGTGACAAGCAGCTGGATCTGGAATCGCTGGGCATCAGGCCGGAGCAGATTTCGTTGATTCCCGGGTTTGTGGACGTGGACGCCATCGCCACCCGGGCGGCATCCGCGGAACGCGGGCCGACACTGCGCGATCTCGGCATCCCCGAGGGTGCGCGCGTACTGATGATGTCGGGGCGGGTGCTGGCATCGCGGCGTTTCGACAACTTCGTGCGCATCGTGGCCGAGGTGGCGCGCCGCGAGGCGGACCGCGAGGTGCACGGGCTCGTCGTGGGTGAAGGACCGGACCTGGACGAGGTACGCCGCGTGGCGGTGCGCGAGGAGGCGCCGGGGCACATCCACTTCCTGGGCATGCAGCGCGACCCGCTGGCGTACCTGGCCGCGTCCGACGTGGTCATTGACACCTCGGAGGCTGGCGAATCGCTGCCCATGTTCCTCATCGAGGCGTGCGCGGCGGGCAAGCCCATCGTGTGCTCCGACATTCCCGCGCACCGCGAGATCATCGACGACGGCGAGACGGGTTGCATCGTGAACGCCGGCATCGGTGAGTACGCCCACGCGGTCACCGAACTGCTCGCCCACCCGGAGACCGGTGCGGTGTATGCGCACGCCGCACAGCAGGGTGCGCTGCGCCGCTTCGACCGCCACGTGGTGGCACGCGCGACACTCGACGTGTACCGGAATCTGCTGGCTGCAAAGAGCGCTTAG